A segment of the Cutaneotrichosporon cavernicola HIS019 DNA, chromosome: 6 genome:
ATATATCCTCACACACTCTACGACGCGCCGACACCCTTGACGCCCCACCTGCGCCGCACTTCGCGCCCATCTGCACGACGGTAATCCACCAGACCCAGCTCGGGAGGAATATCTCCGCGCTCCGTGGCTGTGAGTTTGATGAAGTCGAGCACCCCAGTGGTCACCTTGCTCACGGGCAGGCCAGGGGGTGGAGGCAAATCAGGCTTGTACGTCCACGGTTTGGGTAGGCCCGGCGCGCCGTCCCACGCATACTCGGGTGCAGGAATGAGGGTGGGCTTGACGTCCTCACCATCGGGAAGGCTTGCGAGGGTCTCAGGCTGGAGGGGTTCGGGTGATTCGTCGCGAGTAGGAAGGGCGatggctggggtcagcttgaTCGCAGAGGCTGGGATCGAATGCAAGGCGAGAGAGTGGTGAGCCTCCAATATAAGAGAGAGGCGCATCAGAGTGGCTCGGGGGTGCGGCAAGAAGGTGGGGAAGGACTGGTGAACCATCTTGCGTACTCACGGTTCCGCTTCCGCTTCGCGACGCGCCTCAAACTCCCAACATCCCATCCGCTCATGCTCTGGGCGAGGTAGAGATCACGCGCATGTGGGACAGAACGGCCAGAATGTTCAGCGTAGTCACACGCCTCCTCAAACACGCGCTGGATGTCTGGTGTCAGGTACAGCGAAGCATCGAAAgctgagaaggagaagaagactCACGGCGCTCCAACaatctctccatctccgccAGCGCGCCGGCTTCCGCCCCATGGAAGCCCGTCTTCTGAGCCGCATGGCCAACCAGGCGGGTGAGGTATGCGCGCGTTGCGTCCGGCGCGACGTGGTTATGAGGGACGTCTCTTGAGCTGGACATAGCTGCAAGACAGCGAGATCGTGCCGACTGCGAGAATATGGGAAAGATTGTACCAACGGCGAGAGAGTGAGCTGGTTTGGGGAAGAAAGTAGTGAGAGTAGAGAGGTTGGGTGAGAGTTGTTGTTGCCAACTAGGTGGCATCAACGACCAGACGAACGACGGGGCCAAAAAGAGTCACGTGACAATGACGTTTGAACTGAACATGTTCCATCTcctccaacctcgtccACGACATTCCACCAACCATGTCCACGCAAACCGAAGCCCaacgccgcgccgccgcgcgcaaAGCCAAGATCCTTGCCCGCGGCAATGCGGgtcttgcgcgcctcgcccagaCCGCGCGCGGCGAAGAAGCAGACAAGCTGTATGGCGACGACCTGCGTTCGTCGCCCGCTGGTTCGGCACCCAGCAGCCGTCCCGAGACGCCGGTACAGTCCGAGCCATCCTCCGCCCCACGTCAGCCCGCCTCTGCTACAGCTGCGCCCCAGCCCGCCAGCCCAACCAGCCCCACTAGTTCAAAGCCAGGTTGGGCCAACACGACTCCGGGTCCGCCGACACCCGCAACTCgtgctgccgctgccgatCCCACCAACTTGCCCGGTATGGGGCGAGACGAGATGCCGGACTTTAACGCGTTCATGCAGCAGATGATGGCCGGTATGGGTCCTGGTGGGCCTGGCGGACAGGGATTTCCCGCACTGGCCGGCCCAGGCGGTGAGGGCGCGGATCCGTTCGGGGGACAGGACCCCTTTGCGGCGCTCATGGCGCAGatgggcggtggcggtggcgatgGACAGAACCCGTTCGCGGGTATGCCACCTGGTATGATGCCGCCCGGCATGATGCCCGGTATGGGTATGCCTGGCATGGGGATGGCGCCCGTCCCACCAAGCAAGAcccagcgcctccttccGCTCATCCACGCACTCGCCGTGATCGCGTTCACGATCTTCGTTGTGGTGTGGTGGGAGCCGACTATGCAGCTCGTTCGGGCAGGTGGGCTCGGAGTCGAATGGAGCGCGCGGTGGAAGGGTCTGGGAGGGCGGGCGGGAGGCTATGTCGCCAAGACGTTTGGACATCTTGTGAGTCCCAACCAGGAAACAAACGCTAATTCAGCCCGTGTTCTACGCCTTCTCCACGCTCGAGGCTATGCTCCTCGCTTTCCGTGTTGTTATCGTCAAACCCCAGCCCCGCCTGCACCCCCTCCTTGCAAACGTTCTTCCCATGCTCCCGCTCAACATCCAGCGTATTGTGGTTACGGGTTCCAAATACCTCGGTGTCGTGGGGCAGACGTACGCCGACGCGTGCCTGTTCATCTTTGGCTTGGGGTGTGCGGTCGTGATTGCCGAGTATCTTTAGGTCGCGATGTACAAATTGGGGGTTGGGATGTGGTCCGCGCTGCTGATTCCGAAAGCCCACCTGGCCTCATGGGAGTCCCGATCCTAGCCGTGCCAAGCCCCGCTCCCGCCTCACCGCTAGCCTATGTTTGCATGTATCTATTTACTGCTCCTCGGTCTTGACCACCAGGTCGGACAGGTTGACCTCGGtaccgacgccgacgcagTTAGGCGACTGCTGCTCGAAgaggctggggtcagcacGAGCAGGGAGAGGATAGTTTGCTCAGCGGAATTGGAAAGGGGGTGTCGACGTGCGCCAGATGGATGGCGCAGGTACAGCTGGGCTCTCCACCCGCACCTCCATCCTACGTCCTCTCGCCTTGTCACTCACCTAGGGTACGTAAGCCTGCGAACCTTGGGCATCTCAGCCTCGTTGAACAGCAGGCGCTGGTCAGCCACGTCGACAGCAAGCGCAAGGTGCTTGTCATTGTACTTGTCGTTGTTGTCGGCAGTCTCGGCAATGCGACCCGAGAGGAAACGGGTGAGCCACGGCAACGAagcgtccttggcgtcggcctcgagcgcgtccgtGTTAACAACgggggcggcgacgacctccttggGCGCGGGGAGGAAGTTGTACGCCGTCACACCTAAAGCGAAGAGGATACCGGCGTGGATCCAGGGGCCGGTAAAGAAGGCTAGAGTTAGCGAAACACTTGGCAGGAGACATCCAAGACATcggagaggatggagatggagggggCGTGAGGGGGCGTGACGAGATCGGCGAGACCCCGGCGTCTCTCGAGTGATCGAGCCGCCTGCGCTGGCGTGATAGAGGTGTCAAGATGGTGCGTAGTTGACGCCATGACGAACCACTCTCTGAGGGCATCAAGACCGGCAGCCAGGCGGCTGGAATGGACAACGCGCACCGCCGCACCGCGCCAGCCCGCCATACCGCCATGCGTAGCACGATGCCCATGACATccgaggcgaggcgctctTGCGCCGTCACCATTCGGAGTCGGCTCGCGGCGCCAAGCCCACTGACCGAAGTCATTGGAATCTCCCGGCGCCAAGCCCCAGCACCCAACCCCCTGCGCAGCGCGGGTACGCAATCCAAGGCGCTCCGAGGCTCGCACCCGCTCAGTCAccaccccttccctccatcccctccatcccctccgaggtcgtccatgtccatgtcgaCAGATACCCACACTCGTGCGTGTCGTACTTCGAGTCGccgtgcgcggcgcgacggGCCGCCGAGGTCTGGAACGAGCGCGCGGCACGCACGTTACGTGCGGTCTGGAGGGCGGGGCGGAGCATCGCTGTGGACCGGAGTAGACGGAGACGGCGATATCGGAGGTCGGAGGTACAGTGAGCAACGACAGAGGGACGATGAGCGAATGGGGGGTCGGGGATTTGCGCCGGGTGAGAGTGTGGCACAAGCCACGTGGCCTCCACCGGCATGTTGATTCAGTTGACTCACCTGTTTGTCTGCGTCATTCCTACATCTTTTGTTTATGTATGAATTCGCCACCACACTGTCGAGCAATGAGTGATCATGAGCGACGGACCGGGAACGTCGCAGGAGTTTTGGGAGGAGGCCATCGCTCTCCAGCCCACCCCGCAAGTACAGAATGTGGCACCAGACGATGAGGGTCCCTACGCCAAGGCGGGTAGGCGACGGTACGTCCTCTCTCCGGACAGCAGCGACGGCCCGTCACCATTGCACCCACCCAGCGAGAAGGCTCCATCCTCCCCAACGTCCCCGTCGCGCAGGGCGCCAGACACGACCGTATCCgtctccttccttcccgcCTCGATCCGCTCTGGCCCAATTGAGGGCGCGCTGTCCTACCTGGCGGGCGACGAGTATCGGCCCACAGCATTCGGTAACATAGGGGATTACATGGCCAAGAAAGACGTCAAGGTACAGACGCAGAACGCGCAGCTTGCTGTGGCATCTGAGGCGCTCGGCATTCCCCAGATTTTCAAAGGCTTGACGTTCTACATCAACGGCAATACGAACCCATCGATGCCCGTTCTCCGGCGGCTGATCGTGCAGCGCGGCGGTACAGTACAGCCTTACATCCGGACTAAGGGCAGTATTGACTATGTCGTCGCCCCGGTTCTGACGCTCGCCAAGTTCAAGGAACTGAACAAGGGCGGCCGCGTGCGGATCGTGCGCGAGGGTTTCGTTACCCAGTCcgttgaggaggggaaggtggtggaTTGGCGCAAGTGGCGGCTGGTGGCgcaggaagagggagggcTGGCCGAGTTCATCAAGGCCACACAGGACAAGCcggttgtcgaggacgaagacgagAAGATGACGATCGACGAACCGCCAgcagcctcgtcctcacACTTTCCTATGGCCGCGCCCAAGGTCGCTGTGTCAGGCATGCTGGCTCGGCCTCTTGTAGCCCAGCAAGGCTTGCTTCCCGCCTCGCCACGCGTTTTTCAGCCACAAGCACATCGCCCTCCGGGCcttcccactcccactcccaagCCCATCGCGTCCAGCAGCGCCTCCATCCCAGCCATGGAAGTGCCCAGGCATGTTGCCAACGTCAAGCATCTCCACCAGCAGAGCTCGACGTCCAGCGTCAGTGGGACGTCAGCCGCGGTCGACCGCGCGGAGAACAGCTCGCAGACGGACTTTGGCGAGATGATCGACCTGGCGGGCGTCGACATCGCGGAGCTTGAGGGCAAAGCCGCGCCAGCACCTCTGCGGATCAAGCCTGTGGCCGACGCAACTGCGGCTCCTGCCGATAAAGCGCCCACTGAGGCCGTCAAAGTGCCTGTAACGGCCGGAGGACCTGAGGCTGTCGAAACTGAAGCAGCTGAAGTCGAGACCACCGGCTCAGACCAGAACCAACCGCCTGCCGAACCCGAAGCCAGAGGAGACTATTATGCCCTCTACCGCTCGAACCCGCACGCCTCCCGGCTGATGAAGACTGAGGGCTTCCGCGAGCAGATGACTGCGGCGTCGGGCACCTCGTTCATCGACACGTATTACCAGAAGTCGCGTCTCCACCTTCTCTCGACGTGGAAGGCGGCGCTgaagctcctcgtcgccgaagCTCGGGGCATGGCGGGCCACGTGCCGCGCGTCCTCCCGCCTGctggcgccgagcgcgtgtTCATGCATGTGGACTTTGATGCGTTCTTCGTCTCGGTGGGCCTCGCTACGCGCCCACAACTCGCAGGCAAGCCAGCGGTTGTCTGTCACTCCTCTAGGGGCGGGAAAGATTCGACGTCCGAGGTAGCGAGCGCGTCATACGAGGCACGCGCCCGTGGCGTCCGGAACGGGATGAGTCTGGGCCGTGCGCGCCAGCTCTGTGGacccgagctcgagacgATTCCCTACGAGTTCGAAACGTACAAATCACACAGCACGGCGTTCTACTCGGTCCTCGTCGGGTATgctgacgagctcgaggcagTATCTATTGACGAGGCGTTGCTCGACGTTACCGGCGCCGTGAATGCGTGTGCTCTCGCCCCAGATGCTGCAGACGCTGACCCCGATCCAGCCGTGACCGTTGCCAAGCGCATCCGCTTGGCTATCAAGAAGAAGACTGGGTGTAATGTGAGCGTGGGGATATCGCACAACATTCTCCTTGCGCGCCTGGCTACGCGCAATGCCAAGCCGCCCGGTCCCGGGGTATTCCACCTCATGGGCCCCGATATCGCGCCCTTCCTATCCGAGCTGGATGTGGACAACTTCCCATCCTtcgcgcgcagcgcgaAGAACAAGCTGGCCGAAGCGTTTggggcgacgacggtgcAGGCTCTCCTCCCACAGTCGAAGGAGGCGCTGCGTCGCGTACTTGGTCCCAAGACTGGCGATACGCTTTATAGCTTTATGCGTGGCAAGGACGACCGCCAGCTCGAACCCGACAAGGCGCGGAAGAGCGTCAGCGCTGAGACAAACTACGCGATCCGGTTCGCGGACCAGGTTGAGGCCGACGCGTACCTTGGCAATCTCGCGGACGAGGTTTCGAAACGACTCAAGGCCATCGGGGCCAAGGGGAGGCATGTGACACTCAAGATCATGGCTCGCGACCCAAACTCGCCAGTCGAGCCACCCAAGTTCCTCGGACATGGGCACTGCGAGACGTTCAACAAGTCGGCTCCGCTTGCGCGGCATACCAACGACGGAGCGATGATTGGCGCAGAGTGCATTAAGCTCCTGCACGGCATGTTGTTGAATCCggtcgagctgcgcggAGTCGGAATTCAAGTGACAAAGCTGGAGTTTAGTGCcgaggtggtgggcggACAGCCCACGCTTTCTTTTACGAAACTGGCCGCCAAAATGGAAGAGGGACAGCGGCCTCTTTCAGCAATGCTGAAGGGCGCTGAACTGGCGAAACCTACCACCGAGGCCAAGACGGTCCCAGAGCCCAGTGAGGAAACTGAGCCGTCGCCCAGTGCGCTCGTCGGATCACCCACTCCTCCCGCTCCGCCGTCTCCGGTTTTGCGCGGACATGTCTCGTCAGAGCTGGaccccgacctcctcgctgccctCCCGCTGGAACTacacgccgacgcgcgcgctcaaTACCGCGCCGAACGTAAGCGTCAGCGTGAGGAGCCCTCTGAACCGGAACAAGAACCCCATCCCAAGAGGCCGCAACTGAACCCCGCAGCACACATCACGCGGCAGCTGCGGCCCAAGACAAAAACCCAGCTCCGCGCAGGCGAGGTCGCTGAACTACCACTCTATACGGCGTGGGGCCGTGGCGGGCGCCGCTCACGAACCGGTTCACGGGCAGGCTCGAGAATGGGTACACGGGAGCCCGAGTCGCGTGGTGGATCCGTacccgccgacgaggtcatTGATGTTGAGGAAGCAGagacgcgcgagctgcgcgcccTCGGTATTGACCCGGACGTGTTTGCCGCCCTACCGCCCGACGTACAGGCCGACGTGGTTGCGCAGGagcgggcgcggcggcccgTCGTCAAGGGCGGGAACGGCAAGAAACGGGTACCGAGGGCAGGGCGGGCCGCGCCGGTTGCGCAGGCCGCGGCGAAGCCTGCCCTCTTTGGCGAGCGGAGCACGGCGGGCGTCGCAGGCGTGCTCGCCTCTTGGGTCAATAGTGGACCGCCGGCGAgccgcgacgtcgagcgcgtgaCGAGCTATCTCCGTAAATGCCTTAATGGGCTTGGCGGGGTTGAGCACGTCAGCTCTCTGCTCCGGTCCATGCGTGCTTTGGAGCCAGGGGGAGAGTGGGCGGATGTGTGGGAGACGCTGAGGGCCGCTGTGGACGAGGGCGTGAGGGAACGGATGGGGGCTGGGTTGCGGCTGTAGTCGCAAACATGTGTACCAGTCAAGCTGTCACAAGATACATTTTGTGTTGTGTACAAGTGTGGTACAATGAGATCAGTCCTATACGCTACGAGACGTATGCTCCGTGTGCTCAGTCTCGGCTCTCTCGTGTCTAAGGCTGCTTCTCTGCTCTGACATCTTCTCGTGCTCTCGTCTCAGTGGATGGTgtgtcggcgcgctcgagagcATCGAGCATATCGCGCTTCCAACGAGGaacgtcgccgtcctcgcgtTCCAGTGCGTCGAGCACTGCGCGTTTCCAAGCGCGCAGTTCGTCACTAGCGCCCGGTTCGCCTCTAGCACGCACGGCCGCAGCGGCCTCGGTAGCGACATCtggtgggaggggtggtggggagTGAGTGGGATCTGGTGTGGTGATCCTGGGAGTAGGTAAGGGTGATTGGGAGTGGTGGAATTGGCCAGGAAGAGATGTGGCGCTGAATGGCGCGGTAGACAGTCGGGGATAGGATTCGGGAGGGACAGGGGGGGTTGTTACCTCGTTCGCCTGGGAAcggagaagggcgagcGTGTCGCGCTTGAGAGTTTCAAGGGGGGAGGAGACGCGGCGTATAGCCTGCGTCgggtcgcgctcgacttCGGGGGCGGGGGAAAGGTCGGTGACGGCGAAATtagacgacgtcgaggggCGTCCGCGCTTGTGGTTGTGGCCAATGCTGGAGACGTCGATTGGCCCGTCACTGTCTCTATCTCTAACTGTCAGAGAATGAGTGCTGGTCCTTCGCGTGacgctcggcgacgaggccggGAAGGAGTTGCCTCGCCCGCCCgcggccatctcggccgCGGCTATGTATGCAGCCGCGGCAGCATAGTATGCCGCAGCGGTAGAATTGCCCTCGGAGTAGCCAGGGAGGTCTTCTTGATGACCCATGTGCTGGGCGGTGGGTGACGCTTCTGAGGGAGTGGAAGCCGGACCCGGGCTGGGCTGGGCGGGATGTGTAATGGGTGAGGTAGGGGAGATGTGCGAGGCTCTCGGGTGGAGTCctgacgtcgacgcctcCAGTCGTGTGTCGACATGCGAGACGAGcacggcctcgtcgtccttctcctggTTGTCGATCGTGAAGGTCTGCGGAGTCACGGGGGCCTCGTACGCAAACGGTCGTTGTAGAGGTGCGTTGATGCCTGCGCGTTTCGCACTCTGCGTCCAGAGGACCTCGAAGGCAAGAGTCACGATGAGGAGAGCCACAACGACCCAGTTTAATATGAATGACGCGGCACCGACGCTGTGGTTAGCACAGGCGTGCTGGCAAGCTCACTTCCATGCCGCACGCATCGTGCTCGTCCTGTCATACGGGGTGTCGAAGAAGTCCGTGTGGTTGAGAACAGCCTTGGCGATGTTCGTGGCGAGGCCGTACGCTGAGAGGACTCCAAG
Coding sequences within it:
- the REV1 gene encoding uncharacterized protein (impB/mucB/samB family C-terminal domain), whose amino-acid sequence is MSDGPGTSQEFWEEAIALQPTPQVQNVAPDDEGPYAKAGRRRYVLSPDSSDGPSPLHPPSEKAPSSPTSPSRRAPDTTVSVSFLPASIRSGPIEGALSYLAGDEYRPTAFGNIGDYMAKKDVKVQTQNAQLAVASEALGIPQIFKGLTFYINGNTNPSMPVLRRLIVQRGGTVQPYIRTKGSIDYVVAPVLTLAKFKELNKGGRVRIVREGFVTQSVEEGKVVDWRKWRLVAQEEGGLAEFIKATQDKPVVEDEDEKMTIDEPPAASSSHFPMAAPKVAVSGMLARPLVAQQGLLPASPRVFQPQAHRPPGLPTPTPKPIASSSASIPAMEVPRHVANVKHLHQQSSTSSVSGTSAAVDRAENSSQTDFGEMIDLAGVDIAELEGKAAPAPLRIKPVADATAAPADKAPTEAVKVPVTAGGPEAVETEAAEVETTGSDQNQPPAEPEARGDYYALYRSNPHASRLMKTEGFREQMTAASGTSFIDTYYQKSRLHLLSTWKAALKLLVAEARGMAGHVPRVLPPAGAERVFMHVDFDAFFVSVGLATRPQLAGKPAVVCHSSRGGKDSTSEVASASYEARARGVRNGMSLGRARQLCGPELETIPYEFETYKSHSTAFYSVLVGYADELEAVSIDEALLDVTGAVNACALAPDAADADPDPAVTVAKRIRLAIKKKTGCNVSVGISHNILLARLATRNAKPPGPGVFHLMGPDIAPFLSELDVDNFPSFARSAKNKLAEAFGATTVQALLPQSKEALRRVLGPKTGDTLYSFMRGKDDRQLEPDKARKSVSAETNYAIRFADQVEADAYLGNLADEVSKRLKAIGAKGRHVTLKIMARDPNSPVEPPKFLGHGHCETFNKSAPLARHTNDGAMIGAECIKLLHGMLLNPVELRGVGIQVTKLEFSAEVVGGQPTLSFTKLAAKMEEGQRPLSAMLKGAELAKPTTEAKTVPEPSEETEPSPSALVGSPTPPAPPSPVLRGHVSSELDPDLLAALPLELHADARAQYRAERKRQREEPSEPEQEPHPKRPQLNPAAHITRQLRPKTKTQLRAGEVAELPLYTAWGRGGRRSRTGSRAGSRMGTREPESRGGSVPADEVIDVEEAETRELRALGIDPDVFAALPPDVQADVVAQERARRPVVKGGNGKKRVPRAGRAAPVAQAAAKPALFGERSTAGVAGVLASWVNSGPPASRDVERVTSYLRKCLNGLGGVEHVSSLLRSMRALEPGGEWADVWETLRAAVDEGVRERMGAGLRL